In Methanomicrobium antiquum, one DNA window encodes the following:
- a CDS encoding SWIM zinc finger family protein, producing the protein MDKKITDKKYKGDLTKSLRDKIIARYGKKGVNALIAVDNKRVLKYLDFFVVIGNSGEYVIADDFCTCHDFSYRQNKCWHILAVKIAEYTGVYTEMPEWYQDRWAK; encoded by the coding sequence ATGGATAAAAAAATCACAGATAAGAAATACAAAGGCGACCTTACAAAATCCCTAAGAGATAAAATTATCGCCAGATACGGCAAAAAAGGAGTGAATGCGTTAATAGCTGTCGATAATAAAAGAGTTTTAAAATATCTTGATTTTTTTGTTGTTATTGGAAACTCAGGGGAGTATGTTATAGCAGATGATTTCTGTACATGCCATGATTTTTCATACAGACAAAATAAATGCTGGCATATCCTTGCAGTCAAAATCGCCGAATATACAGGTGTTTATACTGAAATGCCTGAGTGGTATCAGGACAGATGGGCCAAATAG
- the alaS gene encoding alanine--tRNA ligase codes for MLEEEYHLNYFKSQGLIRKICTKCGAAFWTRDPDRELCGDAPCVPYSFIGNPVFKPHSLDEMREAYLSFFESNGHTRINRYPVAARWRDDIYLTIASIADFQPFVTSGVVPPPANPLTISQPCIRLNDLDSVGRSGRHLTTFEMMAHHAFNSDDEEIYWKDRTVELCDQFLESIGGNLMDVTYKEHPWIGGGNAGPSVEIMIGGLEVATLVFMSLGKTKNDKTPVELDGVPYYPIDLRIVDTGYGLERLVWASKGSPTIYDAVFPEMVNDLMVSAGIEHLLDEPEFTKILGMNAKYAGMMDISGSNLVTMRKQVAKNINVSYEKLQSIMEPVERIYAIADHTRCLAYMLGDCIVPSNAQEGYLARLVIRRTLRMMNEIRMDNQLFDLIEAQMRFIGLDSFEQKLDVIREIIANETEKYNQTMSRGARIVQKLAETYKKENKNIPLKELMTLYDSHGIPPEIVRDIARDEGTGVELPDNFYSLVADLHSESEDEVKEDPYTEIRQRISALPPTHRLYYEQTSDTEFEAMVIDQFNDYIVLDQTLFYPEGGGQPADIGCLVSKDSMVKVISTVKIGEVILHKIKGDSIKRGTPIKGLVDENFRWTMMRHHTGTHILLHAAKEVLGAHIHQAGAQKGFDSSRLDLRHFRHITPDELKKIEIAANRLVLSNVHVYTEWEDRTKAEQKYGFCLYQGGVPPGKEIRIVKVAGDIQACAGTHCRSTGEVGPVKIIRVEHVQDGIERVEFAAGLSAISYMQKTDDIVDKSSEILSVQREVLPSSVERFFSEWKEQKKTIENLQKELVELKIQSLPGEEINGVLVAVYEVNASPKELVSIATGFANKGGVGLIVGGDEKIHVVAASGIENVDAGEIVKTVCNILGGKGGGKAGLAQGVGKDKTQIKNALDAGKELITKFI; via the coding sequence ATGCTCGAGGAAGAGTATCATCTTAATTATTTCAAATCCCAGGGCCTTATAAGGAAAATATGCACCAAATGTGGTGCTGCTTTCTGGACAAGAGATCCTGATCGTGAACTTTGCGGTGATGCACCCTGTGTGCCTTATAGTTTTATAGGCAATCCGGTCTTCAAACCGCACTCACTTGATGAGATGCGTGAAGCCTATCTTTCTTTCTTTGAAAGCAATGGCCATACAAGAATAAACAGATACCCTGTTGCTGCCCGATGGAGGGATGATATATATCTGACAATTGCTTCAATTGCAGATTTTCAGCCCTTTGTTACCAGCGGAGTCGTACCTCCTCCGGCAAATCCTCTTACAATATCCCAGCCTTGTATCAGGCTAAATGATCTGGATTCTGTCGGACGCTCCGGAAGACATCTTACCACATTTGAGATGATGGCACATCATGCCTTCAATTCGGATGATGAAGAAATATACTGGAAAGACAGAACAGTTGAATTGTGCGATCAGTTCCTTGAATCTATCGGCGGCAACTTAATGGATGTTACATATAAAGAGCATCCCTGGATTGGCGGGGGGAATGCCGGCCCAAGTGTAGAGATAATGATTGGCGGACTGGAAGTTGCAACGCTTGTTTTCATGAGTCTTGGAAAGACCAAAAATGATAAAACTCCTGTTGAACTTGATGGTGTTCCTTATTATCCAATTGATCTTAGAATTGTTGATACCGGATATGGTCTGGAACGCCTTGTCTGGGCTTCAAAAGGTTCTCCGACAATTTACGATGCAGTCTTTCCTGAGATGGTCAATGATCTGATGGTTTCTGCCGGAATTGAACATCTTCTTGACGAACCGGAATTTACAAAAATCCTGGGTATGAATGCCAAATATGCAGGTATGATGGATATTTCCGGCTCAAACCTTGTAACAATGAGAAAGCAGGTTGCTAAAAATATCAATGTCTCTTATGAAAAACTCCAGTCTATAATGGAGCCTGTTGAGCGCATATATGCAATAGCAGATCACACAAGGTGCCTTGCTTACATGCTTGGGGACTGCATTGTGCCTTCAAATGCGCAGGAAGGATACCTTGCGCGTCTTGTCATCAGAAGAACACTTCGTATGATGAATGAAATCAGGATGGACAATCAGTTATTTGATCTTATAGAAGCACAGATGCGATTCATTGGTTTAGATTCTTTTGAACAAAAACTGGATGTAATACGCGAAATTATCGCAAATGAAACGGAAAAATACAACCAGACAATGAGTCGCGGAGCAAGAATCGTTCAAAAGCTTGCAGAAACCTACAAAAAAGAGAATAAGAACATACCCTTAAAGGAACTTATGACACTTTATGATTCTCATGGTATTCCTCCGGAGATTGTAAGGGATATTGCCCGGGATGAGGGAACAGGAGTTGAACTTCCTGACAACTTCTACTCGCTTGTTGCAGATCTTCATTCAGAATCAGAAGATGAAGTAAAAGAAGATCCATATACAGAAATCCGGCAGAGAATAAGTGCTCTTCCACCGACCCATCGCTTATATTATGAACAGACGTCTGATACTGAATTTGAGGCTATGGTAATTGATCAGTTTAATGATTACATTGTTTTGGATCAGACTCTCTTTTATCCGGAAGGCGGAGGACAGCCTGCTGATATCGGATGCCTTGTATCAAAGGATTCTATGGTTAAAGTAATCAGCACTGTTAAAATCGGGGAGGTTATTCTCCATAAAATAAAAGGTGACAGTATAAAGAGGGGAACTCCGATAAAAGGACTCGTTGATGAAAATTTCCGCTGGACAATGATGCGCCACCATACAGGAACACATATTCTTCTTCATGCCGCAAAGGAGGTTTTAGGCGCACATATCCACCAGGCCGGTGCCCAGAAAGGATTTGATTCATCAAGACTTGATTTGCGCCATTTCAGGCACATAACTCCTGATGAACTGAAAAAAATTGAGATTGCCGCCAACAGACTGGTTCTTTCAAATGTTCATGTATATACAGAATGGGAGGACAGGACAAAGGCTGAGCAAAAATATGGGTTCTGTCTGTATCAGGGTGGTGTCCCTCCCGGAAAGGAGATTAGGATTGTAAAGGTTGCAGGTGATATTCAGGCATGTGCAGGTACACACTGTCGCAGTACAGGCGAGGTTGGACCAGTTAAAATAATAAGGGTTGAACATGTTCAGGACGGAATTGAAAGGGTTGAGTTTGCAGCCGGCCTTTCAGCTATCAGCTACATGCAAAAGACTGACGACATTGTTGACAAATCATCTGAAATCTTAAGTGTTCAGCGTGAAGTTTTGCCCTCATCAGTTGAGAGATTCTTTTCTGAATGGAAAGAGCAGAAGAAAACCATTGAAAATCTGCAAAAAGAACTTGTTGAGTTAAAAATCCAGTCACTTCCTGGAGAAGAAATAAACGGAGTTTTGGTTGCAGTATATGAAGTGAATGCATCTCCAAAAGAATTAGTTTCAATTGCAACCGGTTTCGCAAATAAAGGCGGTGTTGGTCTTATTGTCGGAGGCGATGAGAAAATTCATGTTGTTGCAGCATCAGGCATTGAAAATGTTGACGCCGGGGAAATAGTAAAGACTGTATGCAATATCCTGGGTGGAAAAGGGGGAGGAAAAGCCGGACTTGCGCAGGGTGTTGGAAAAGACAAAACACAAATAAAAAATGCGCTTGATGCAGGAAAAGAACTGATAACCAAATTTATCTAA
- a CDS encoding ArsR/SmtB family transcription factor: MTDSVVLLEPGDDRAKKIGKAMASQTANDILSNLKKGNQTLSEIAENLNQPLTTIKYHIENLLDAGLIEVKKIKYSEKGREVKVYGVCEQIVIVSAGNNDIRQVLMKYASVFSFFILSVIALGIITSTIFSGIGGLGNTQAQSAGISPSGDFVSADYISESELYSEAVYDNTTDDSSVKGLTLRTLQPSEDALEDDENHTSANAKIYDPEPQSKPLLTKDLSGNFGSGIRYDTTLDEKKPEYVMHIAVLSFFAGGCVIIVLLMLYEALIWRKEKKYWKIIEEKENTENDNEKD, encoded by the coding sequence ATGACAGATAGTGTTGTTCTGCTTGAACCAGGCGATGACAGAGCCAAAAAAATAGGCAAGGCCATGGCAAGTCAGACAGCAAACGACATTCTGTCGAATCTAAAAAAAGGTAATCAGACACTTTCAGAGATAGCAGAAAATCTAAACCAGCCGCTTACAACAATAAAATATCATATTGAAAATCTTCTTGACGCCGGGCTTATAGAAGTTAAAAAAATAAAATACAGCGAAAAGGGAAGAGAAGTAAAGGTTTACGGGGTTTGTGAACAGATTGTTATTGTATCTGCCGGAAACAATGACATCCGACAGGTTTTAATGAAATATGCGTCTGTATTCAGCTTCTTTATTTTATCTGTGATAGCGCTTGGAATAATTACCAGTACTATTTTTTCAGGTATTGGAGGTTTGGGGAATACGCAGGCTCAAAGTGCCGGCATTAGTCCTTCTGGGGATTTCGTCTCTGCTGACTATATATCAGAGTCTGAATTGTATTCAGAAGCTGTATATGATAATACGACAGATGATTCATCTGTCAAAGGGTTAACATTAAGGACATTACAGCCTTCAGAGGATGCTTTAGAAGATGATGAAAATCATACCTCTGCTAATGCTAAAATATATGATCCGGAACCTCAATCAAAGCCGTTATTAACAAAAGATTTATCCGGAAATTTTGGAAGCGGAATCAGGTATGATACAACTTTGGATGAGAAAAAACCTGAATATGTGATGCATATCGCCGTATTATCATTCTTTGCAGGAGGTTGTGTAATAATCGTCCTTCTAATGTTATATGAGGCTTTAATCTGGAGAAAAGAAAAAAAATACTGGAAAATAATTGAGGAAAAAGAAAATACAGAAAATGATAATGAAAAAGACTAA
- a CDS encoding NTP transferase domain-containing protein produces the protein MLALIMAGGLGTRMNLGEKPLVKVADRPMISYVISAFENAGYDVLVVVTRKVPMTKNWCRANSIDFYQSDGAGYVDDMVSCIKEIEETNPFFSCVSDIPGITPEIIHEVYAEYKKQDIQACSVWVPRDLFDENNCKCSYHETINGSISCPVGLNILNGAEIENEQKEFKILLNRPELTFNINTQDELKRAEIFFNKN, from the coding sequence GTGCTGGCGCTGATAATGGCAGGAGGTCTTGGCACAAGAATGAACCTGGGTGAAAAGCCTCTTGTGAAAGTCGCCGACCGTCCAATGATTTCGTATGTAATCTCGGCATTTGAAAATGCAGGATATGATGTTCTTGTTGTTGTAACCAGAAAAGTTCCAATGACAAAAAACTGGTGCAGGGCAAACAGTATTGATTTTTATCAAAGTGACGGGGCAGGCTATGTTGATGACATGGTAAGCTGTATAAAAGAGATTGAAGAAACAAATCCTTTCTTTTCATGCGTGTCAGATATACCGGGGATTACTCCGGAAATCATTCATGAAGTTTATGCAGAATATAAAAAACAGGACATACAGGCATGCTCAGTCTGGGTTCCCCGTGACCTATTTGATGAGAATAACTGCAAATGTAGTTATCATGAAACAATAAACGGGTCTATTTCCTGTCCTGTTGGTCTAAATATACTTAATGGAGCTGAAATTGAAAATGAACAAAAGGAATTTAAAATTCTATTAAACCGCCCAGAACTTACTTTTAATATCAATACTCAGGATGAACTTAAAAGAGCTGAAATTTTTTTTAACAAAAATTAA
- a CDS encoding pyridoxal phosphate-dependent aminotransferase, whose protein sequence is MESGFPRKVSHGGASQLRLDKDKNSIMDFSANLNPFPPVFDWKPNPALISAYPDDSYHELKTKVARRFGCHEDEICVGNGSIEVIRSFFYATVKKGDYVKTDLHTFGEYALSIKLAGGIHTTTEDKAIRIRVVCNPNNPTGYVYPKDELLKMADACNEKDSFLFVDEAFNDLSDKAETLIGEGISNVFVSRSLTKSFSVPGLRIGFGFGSPEIIEKIEVIRPPWTLNGFAEDFASKAIEIYDELEKSRNLINIEREWLYKKLDEIGIEYLPSGANFILLNINRDSKDFIKEMLKEGIFIRDCASFGLLQSVRVAVRTRRENICLVEALQKCWR, encoded by the coding sequence TTGGAATCAGGTTTTCCCCGGAAAGTGAGCCATGGAGGTGCATCACAGCTTCGTCTTGATAAAGATAAAAACAGCATAATGGACTTTAGTGCAAATTTAAACCCATTCCCTCCTGTTTTTGACTGGAAACCTAACCCTGCTCTTATATCAGCATATCCTGACGACTCATATCATGAGCTAAAAACAAAGGTTGCGCGTAGATTTGGCTGTCATGAAGATGAGATTTGTGTTGGAAACGGATCAATTGAAGTAATAAGATCATTTTTTTACGCCACTGTGAAAAAAGGCGATTATGTAAAGACCGATTTGCATACATTTGGAGAATATGCTCTTTCAATAAAACTTGCAGGAGGAATCCACACAACAACGGAAGATAAGGCAATTCGTATTCGTGTCGTCTGCAATCCCAACAATCCAACAGGTTATGTATATCCAAAAGATGAACTTTTAAAAATGGCAGATGCCTGCAATGAAAAGGATTCATTTCTTTTTGTAGATGAAGCATTCAATGATCTTTCAGATAAGGCGGAAACTCTTATTGGAGAAGGCATTTCAAATGTGTTTGTGAGCAGATCTCTTACCAAATCATTTTCAGTCCCGGGTCTTAGAATAGGGTTTGGTTTTGGGAGTCCTGAAATCATAGAAAAAATTGAAGTTATAAGACCGCCCTGGACCCTGAATGGTTTTGCAGAAGATTTCGCATCAAAAGCTATTGAGATTTATGATGAACTTGAAAAGTCAAGAAATCTAATCAATATCGAAAGAGAATGGCTCTATAAAAAATTAGACGAAATAGGCATAGAGTATCTGCCTTCCGGCGCAAATTTTATTCTTCTAAATATAAATCGTGATTCCAAAGATTTTATAAAAGAAATGTTAAAAGAAGGAATTTTTATCAGAGATTGTGCTTCTTTTGGACTCTTACAATCTGTCAGGGTTGCAGTAAGGACAAGACGCGAAAATATCTGTCTTGTGGAGGCTTTACAGAAGTGCTGGCGCTGA
- a CDS encoding ribbon-helix-helix domain-containing protein produces the protein MMERVTIRLPSQQVATLEKLVEAGEFPTVSEAIRYSVRELIGKHANRVIRDSEQISFEM, from the coding sequence ATGATGGAGCGAGTTACAATCAGATTACCTTCTCAGCAGGTTGCAACACTTGAAAAACTGGTGGAGGCAGGCGAATTTCCAACAGTATCTGAGGCAATCAGATACTCAGTTAGAGAACTCATCGGAAAACACGCAAACAGGGTAATTAGAGACAGTGAACAGATTTCTTTTGAGATGTAA
- the ftsZ gene encoding cell division protein FtsZ: MQSIINEALKHAEYEQQGAKKTSGVIGEEDFIGQPRIVIVGCGGAGNNTINRLYHMKVKGAETIAVNTDKQHLEMIQADKRVLVGKSLTKGLGAGGFPDVGKRAAEMARTTLEGLLQDADLVFITAGMGGGTGTGVAPVVAQIAKEQGAIVVGMVSYPFQVEKARLIRAEEGLEALSNAADSVIVLDNNRLMTFVPNLPLGQAFSVMDQLIAETVKGISETITEPSLINIDYADVRAIMSKGGVAVMLVGESKQQNKAESVVHECLNHPLLDIDYRGATGSLIHITGGSDLTLADAEEIASTLTYELDAHADVIWGARINSDFEGKVRVMAIMTGVKSAQVIGHCKQPAISRNEIAQGPFERSYSRNSSPAMSSSGRRAATEQTSGGLIDFIR, translated from the coding sequence ATGCAATCAATAATTAACGAAGCATTAAAACATGCAGAATATGAACAACAGGGAGCAAAGAAAACATCCGGAGTAATTGGTGAAGAAGATTTTATAGGTCAGCCCAGAATTGTTATCGTCGGTTGTGGTGGAGCAGGTAATAACACAATCAACCGGTTGTATCATATGAAAGTAAAAGGTGCCGAGACAATTGCAGTTAATACTGATAAACAGCACCTTGAGATGATTCAGGCTGATAAGAGAGTTCTCGTTGGAAAATCACTTACAAAAGGTCTTGGAGCAGGAGGTTTCCCTGATGTTGGAAAGCGTGCCGCTGAGATGGCAAGAACAACACTTGAAGGACTCTTACAGGATGCAGATCTTGTGTTCATCACTGCAGGTATGGGTGGTGGAACAGGTACTGGTGTTGCACCGGTTGTTGCACAGATAGCAAAAGAACAGGGGGCAATCGTTGTAGGTATGGTAAGCTACCCCTTCCAGGTTGAGAAAGCAAGACTTATCCGTGCAGAAGAGGGTCTTGAAGCATTATCAAACGCGGCAGACTCCGTAATTGTTCTTGATAACAACCGTCTGATGACATTTGTTCCAAATCTGCCACTTGGCCAGGCCTTCTCTGTAATGGACCAGTTAATCGCAGAAACTGTAAAAGGAATCTCTGAGACAATTACAGAGCCTTCACTTATCAACATCGATTATGCAGATGTTCGTGCCATAATGAGCAAGGGCGGAGTTGCAGTTATGCTTGTTGGAGAAAGCAAGCAACAGAACAAAGCAGAAAGTGTTGTTCATGAATGTCTTAACCATCCGCTTCTTGACATAGATTACAGGGGCGCTACAGGAAGTCTTATTCACATCACAGGTGGCAGTGATTTAACACTTGCAGATGCAGAAGAAATTGCAAGTACACTCACATACGAACTTGATGCTCATGCAGATGTTATCTGGGGCGCACGTATTAATAGTGACTTTGAAGGAAAGGTTCGCGTCATGGCAATCATGACCGGTGTAAAAAGCGCACAGGTTATCGGACACTGCAAACAGCCCGCTATTTCAAGAAATGAAATTGCACAGGGTCCTTTTGAGAGAAGTTACTCCAGAAACAGCAGCCCGGCAATGAGCTCGTCAGGAAGAAGAGCTGCAACAGAGCAGACCAGTGGCGGTCTGATTGATTTTATCCGTTAA
- a CDS encoding coiled-coil protein translates to MLNELIEKRKVVLQQSEEHKEKRNELNALASAQARERNQLNAQTREFVDEAQKNKELRDQANNDVHRIKDERNVYNDQANALFEEIDAHKKEHGAINSNRGIKELQKQIEHLEMEQQTRVMNTEKERELIEKIKQLRNSIKEQEEELEQNKEVHTKLQEARDLRKKASDLHATVTEAAELAQKYHDLMVECYRKADKSREAADEAHKKFVEAQESADAEHNQFIACQKEIRDYDKVIGGLRKKTKKSKVTKEQKAVRKEAEQVFQQFRSGEKLTTDDILLLQRAKLI, encoded by the coding sequence ATGTTGAACGAATTGATAGAAAAAAGAAAAGTTGTTCTCCAGCAGTCGGAGGAACATAAAGAAAAAAGAAATGAACTTAATGCTCTTGCAAGTGCACAGGCACGCGAGCGTAACCAGCTTAATGCACAGACACGCGAGTTCGTTGACGAAGCACAAAAAAACAAGGAACTGCGCGATCAGGCAAATAATGATGTTCACCGTATAAAAGACGAGAGAAATGTCTACAATGATCAGGCTAACGCTCTTTTTGAAGAAATTGACGCTCATAAAAAAGAACATGGCGCAATAAACAGCAATCGCGGCATAAAAGAACTTCAAAAGCAGATTGAACATCTTGAGATGGAACAGCAGACCCGCGTTATGAATACAGAAAAGGAACGCGAGTTAATAGAGAAGATAAAACAGCTCAGAAATTCAATTAAAGAGCAGGAAGAAGAACTTGAGCAGAACAAGGAAGTACACACAAAACTCCAGGAAGCTCGTGATCTTCGCAAAAAGGCATCTGATCTTCATGCAACTGTAACAGAAGCAGCAGAACTTGCTCAAAAATATCATGATCTGATGGTTGAATGTTACAGAAAAGCAGATAAGTCCCGTGAGGCGGCTGATGAGGCACACAAGAAATTTGTTGAGGCACAGGAATCTGCAGATGCCGAACACAATCAGTTCATCGCATGCCAAAAAGAAATCCGTGATTATGACAAAGTAATCGGCGGCCTTCGCAAGAAAACCAAAAAGTCAAAGGTTACAAAAGAGCAAAAAGCTGTACGCAAAGAAGCTGAACAGGTATTCCAGCAGTTCAGAAGCGGTGAAAAACTCACCACTGACGACATTCTTCTTCTTCAGCGTGCAAAACTTATCTAA
- a CDS encoding DUF373 family protein — MPDMKTLILCVDRDDDIGFKANIKEPVFGRDNCLDAANRLALADPEDSDVNAIFQGLKTFDELKEKGEDVYIAVIGGSHTNEIEGDRRISFELGKIVWDNEINECILVTDGAEDEFVLPIIQSVVDVKSIKRVIVKQMPNLEGTYYIIKKFLDDPEISRTFLVPVGVAMLIYAIANLFGNPEIAIVIVVGVLGIFLLFKGLGIDEYFNYTINALQTSFVGGRFTFIAYISALLMGIIGFILGLTSLLEWYSADQGILFYMLSFIYGSVGYFTAAALIASIGKLIDIYLNDIAALGRYIAIPFFIGSVGVIAYGASIYILAISSSLEFPFLGIEGVRTIIYATIIGLLIAGTGMYLQKYVAKWTRIKNGNNPEL; from the coding sequence ATGCCGGATATGAAGACACTTATATTATGTGTCGATCGTGATGACGATATCGGATTTAAGGCAAATATAAAAGAGCCGGTTTTCGGAAGAGATAACTGTCTTGATGCAGCCAACAGGCTGGCTCTTGCTGATCCTGAAGATTCGGATGTTAATGCAATATTTCAGGGTTTAAAAACCTTTGATGAATTAAAAGAAAAAGGAGAAGATGTTTATATTGCAGTCATTGGCGGCAGTCACACAAATGAAATTGAAGGCGACAGAAGAATTTCATTTGAGCTTGGAAAAATTGTCTGGGATAATGAAATAAATGAATGTATTCTTGTAACAGACGGTGCTGAAGATGAATTTGTTCTTCCAATAATTCAGTCCGTTGTAGATGTAAAAAGCATTAAAAGAGTTATTGTAAAACAGATGCCAAATCTGGAAGGAACTTATTACATCATAAAGAAATTTTTAGACGATCCTGAGATTTCAAGGACATTTCTGGTTCCTGTAGGAGTTGCAATGCTTATTTATGCGATTGCCAATCTTTTTGGAAATCCGGAGATTGCAATAGTTATTGTGGTGGGAGTTTTAGGAATATTTCTGCTCTTCAAAGGACTTGGTATTGATGAATACTTCAATTATACGATAAATGCACTTCAGACCTCATTTGTAGGGGGACGGTTCACGTTTATTGCCTATATTTCAGCTCTCCTTATGGGAATTATCGGATTTATTTTGGGCCTTACAAGTCTTCTTGAGTGGTATTCTGCAGATCAGGGAATACTTTTCTATATGCTTTCATTTATCTATGGATCTGTCGGGTACTTCACAGCTGCAGCTTTGATTGCGTCCATTGGAAAATTAATTGATATTTATCTAAATGATATTGCAGCGCTCGGCAGATATATTGCAATTCCCTTCTTTATTGGATCAGTTGGAGTAATAGCATATGGCGCAAGCATATATATTCTTGCAATAAGCAGTAGTCTTGAGTTTCCATTTCTGGGAATAGAAGGAGTAAGGACAATTATTTATGCAACAATTATCGGCCTTTTAATTGCAGGTACGGGGATGTATCTGCAAAAATATGTAGCAAAATGGACAAGGATAAAAAACGGTAATAATCCTGAATTATAA
- the albA gene encoding DNA-binding protein Alba: MSDNTVFVGNKPVMNYVLAVVTQFNQGAEEVSVKARGKAISRAVDTTEIALNRFLEDVQKSVIETSTEIVDTESGKTNVSSIEIKLTKI; encoded by the coding sequence TTGTCAGACAATACAGTATTCGTAGGAAACAAACCTGTAATGAACTATGTTCTTGCAGTAGTAACACAATTCAATCAGGGAGCTGAAGAGGTTTCAGTAAAGGCGCGCGGCAAAGCTATTTCACGTGCGGTTGATACAACAGAGATTGCATTAAACCGTTTTCTGGAGGATGTACAAAAATCAGTAATTGAAACATCCACAGAAATTGTTGATACTGAAAGCGGAAAAACAAATGTTTCCAGTATTGAGATTAAACTAACAAAAATCTAA